The Bacillota bacterium genome contains the following window.
AAGCAGCTGGGTAAACGCCAGGACGGGTTATGAACCTTTGGTGAGGTATGCCCGTGATGGGAAGAGTATTGCGCCAAATATAGCGAAGGAATGGAAGATACTTGACGGTGGAAAGACTTATGTATTCTACTTGAGGAAAGGCATGAAGTGGTCTGATGGGGTACCTTTTACTGCGGACGACATAATGTTCTTGTATGAAGATATCCTACTTAACAAGGAGCTCACACCTACTTTTCCGGCATGGCTTACGGTGGGTGGCGTCCCCGTGAAGATAGAAAAGATTGATGATTACACAGTGCGCTTCAGATTCGTCAAACCCTATGGCATACTCCTTGAACAACTGGCTCAATTCGATTCGCTCATTCCGCCTAAACACTATCTGAAACAGTTTCATCCAAGGTATATACCCGAGGAAAGGCTTGAGGCCATGGCCAAGAAGGCAGGATTTGAACATTGGTATCAGCTTTTTCTCCAGAAAAACGATGTGGCCCAGAATTCAGATATGCCTGTTGTGAAGCCTTGGAAACTTGTTTCAACTGGTCAGACCCAGATAGTCCTTGAGCGTAACCCCTACTATTGGAAGGTAGATCCTAAGGGAAATCAACTACCATACATCGACCGTAGAATACTTGATCTCGTCAGGGAGCCCAATGTTGTGAATATGCGGACACTGGCTGGTGAATTCGACGCGCAACTCGAATTCCTTGCACCTGCCAATTATACCCTTTTTATGGAGGGCAGGAAGGCTGGCGATTACAGGGTATTTAGATGGAAAAGGGGTGAGTCGGGCTTTACACTCTTCCCCAATCAAACCCTGGAAGGTGATCAGATTCTAGCAAGTCTCTTACGTAATGAGAAGTTCCGTACCGCTCTCTCGCTTGCTATAAACCGGAGTGAGATACAGGAGATTGTCTACTTGGGCTTGGCCGATCCCGTAGATACTGTGCTTTTTGCCCCCTCTATGTGGGATTCTAAGGAAGCTCACGAAATCGTGGATGCTCTTTATTCTTATAACCCTCGGAAGGCAAACGCATTATTAGACCAGCTTGGGCTTCGTAATCGAAGTAAGGCGGGCTATAGGCTCCGTCCCGATGGAAAGGAGTTATCGCTTACTATAGAGGTACCCATGGAGTGGCCTGAGCTCGTCGATGCGGCTGAAATGGTGAGGGCAGATTGGGAAAAATTAGGGATAAGGACTTCCGTCAAATCTGAGGATTCGACCCTGTTCCAGACGAGAAGCTATGCAAATAAGGTAGAGGTAGCTGGTTACCTGCTTACCTATACCGGATGGATTTCCGATCCGCGCGATTATGTCCCTGTTACCTCATGGGGGGTCTACTGGGGACATCAATATGCCCTTTGGTATCTATCTGAAGGTAAGAGCGGACTTAAGCCGCCAGAGGACGTAGCCAAGCTCATCGATCTTTATGAGAAGCTGTGTAATACATTTGATATGAAGGAAAGGGCCGCCTTGGAAGAAGCCTTATTCAAGCATTATGCGGAAAAGGTCATAGCCATCCCTACAGTTGGCCTTATCCCAAACCTTGCGGTGGCTAAGAACAATTTCAGGAATCTCCCTGAAATGGCCATCAACTCATGGCCGCTGCGCTTCCCAGGCTATTTCAACCCAGAGCAATTCTTCATCCAAGGCAAGTAAAAAAGCCGGGGTCACACTTCATGTGTGACCCCATCGCAGAATTCTAATTTGGGGTGAGTGAGGATGAAAGTATATATCTCAGTAGATCTAGAGGGAAGCTGCGGAGTAGTTGGCGAGGCAGGTGTTCCCCTCGGCCCTGGGAGCAAGCAGTACGAGTTTGCGAGGAAGGAGATCACTAGAGAGGTTAGCAGTGCTATTGAGGGGCTCTGCGAATGCGGTGTGGATGAGATAGTGGTAGATGACGAGCATAATGGGG
Protein-coding sequences here:
- a CDS encoding ABC transporter substrate-binding protein — encoded protein: MYYRKVSIVYIAVLAMIITSTALSLAAAKEYHEAPMLANLVKQGRLPPVEKRLPEEPLIVEPIEQVGQYGGTWRHATQSPTSSWVNARTGYEPLVRYARDGKSIAPNIAKEWKILDGGKTYVFYLRKGMKWSDGVPFTADDIMFLYEDILLNKELTPTFPAWLTVGGVPVKIEKIDDYTVRFRFVKPYGILLEQLAQFDSLIPPKHYLKQFHPRYIPEERLEAMAKKAGFEHWYQLFLQKNDVAQNSDMPVVKPWKLVSTGQTQIVLERNPYYWKVDPKGNQLPYIDRRILDLVREPNVVNMRTLAGEFDAQLEFLAPANYTLFMEGRKAGDYRVFRWKRGESGFTLFPNQTLEGDQILASLLRNEKFRTALSLAINRSEIQEIVYLGLADPVDTVLFAPSMWDSKEAHEIVDALYSYNPRKANALLDQLGLRNRSKAGYRLRPDGKELSLTIEVPMEWPELVDAAEMVRADWEKLGIRTSVKSEDSTLFQTRSYANKVEVAGYLLTYTGWISDPRDYVPVTSWGVYWGHQYALWYLSEGKSGLKPPEDVAKLIDLYEKLCNTFDMKERAALEEALFKHYAEKVIAIPTVGLIPNLAVAKNNFRNLPEMAINSWPLRFPGYFNPEQFFIQGK